The proteins below come from a single Oenanthe melanoleuca isolate GR-GAL-2019-014 chromosome Z, OMel1.0, whole genome shotgun sequence genomic window:
- the TMEM271 gene encoding transmembrane protein 271, producing the protein MKWSVRGACAALSSCLLLACALSAAAVGLKCFSLGSELKGEPFRLGTAAGAFYSGLLLAAGLSLLAAALLCCRPPDEAPVAPAPAPAPASAPASALAPAGDPDPASGGPGGAEAAAAPSGPVEKASPGGRQNFLLLGVLVFMLGVLSAFAGAVIDGDTVSLVERKYSHYCLLQPGGAARPRSGPAAPDGTAAALRCQKLRDYQQGLVLSTVFNALECLLGLLNLLLVKNYKAAQQRGRRRRRRRAAPAAAAGGRRRRRRGGGGGRRAPRHSQGSLFSGGEPELSPGDCPFQAVSYINVGVFHVFDEAGVEVHCGGHPSVELPGYSPMDPELNASYPYCYPLPSEQPPAYEEIYPGEPCAHGT; encoded by the coding sequence ATGAAGTGGAGCGTGCGGGGAGCCTGCGCCGCgctctccagctgcctcctgctcgCCTGCGCCCTCAGCGCCGCCGCCGTGGGCCTCAAGTGCTTCTCGCTGGGCTCGGAGCTCAAGGGCGAGCCCTTCCGCCTGGGCACCGCCGCCGGCGCCTTCTActcggggctgctgctggccgcCGGCCTCTCGCTGCTCGCCGCTGCGCTGCTCTGCTGTCGCCCGCCCGACGAGGCGCCCGTGGCGCCGGCTCCGGCACCGGCCCCGGCCTCGGCACCGGCCTCTGCTTTGGCCCCGGCCGGGGACCCAGACCCGGCgagcggcggccccggcggggcggaggcggcggccgcgccgTCGGGGCCGGTGGAGAAGGCGTCGCCCGGGGGGCGGCAGAACTTCCTGcttctgggggtgctggtgttCATGCTGGGCGTGCTGAGCGCCTTCGCCGGCGCCGTCATCGACGGCGACACCGTGTCGCTGGTGGAGAGGAAGTACTCGCACTATTGCCTGCTGCAGCCCGGCGGCGCGGCCCGCCCGCGGAGCGGACCCGCGGCCCCCGACGGCACCGCCGCGGCGCTCCGCTGCCAGAAGCTGCGGGACTACCAGCAAGGCTTGGTGCTCTCCACCGTTTTCAACGCGCTGGAGTGCCTCCTGGGCCTGCTCAACCTGCTTCTCGTCAAGAACTACAAGGCCGCGCAGCAGCGCGGacggaggcggcggcggcggcgagcggccccggcggcggcggcgggcgggcggcggcggcggcggaggggcggcggcggcgggcggcgggcgccgcgccacagccagggctccctCTTCTCCGGCGGCGAGCCCGAGCTCAGCCCCGGCGACTGCCCCTTCCAGGCCGTCTCCTACATCAACGTGGGCGTCTTCCACGTCTTCGACGAGGCCGGCGTGGAGGTGCACTGCGGCGGACATCCCTCCGTCGAGCTGCCCGGCTACTCGCCCATGGACCCCGAGCTCAACGCCTCCTACCCCTACTGCTACCCTCTGCCCAGCGAGCAGCCCCCCGCCTACGAGGAGATCTACCCCGGGGAGCCCTGCGCTCACGGCACCTAG